A part of Podarcis muralis chromosome 13, rPodMur119.hap1.1, whole genome shotgun sequence genomic DNA contains:
- the LOC114582363 gene encoding neurotrophin-4-like, giving the protein MLVLFHAMVTPLLCVIRAAPLPSASTQSNATDVLWAETALRDWDLFSPRVTLSNSEPAEPPLLFLMEDSNAQPAQAANRTLRSKRSLDGSLRRGEMSVCDSVNVWVTNKRTAVDIRAKTVTVLSEVQTLTGPLKQYFFETKCNPAGGTASGCRGVDRRHWISECKAKQSYVRALTMDSDKIVTWRWIRIDTACVCTLLTRTGRT; this is encoded by the coding sequence ATGCTTGTTCTGTTCCATGCCATGGTCACGCCACTGCTCTGCGTCATCCGTGCTGCCCCCCTTCCCAGCGCCAGTACCCAGTCCAACGCCACCGATGTCCTCTGGGCCGAGACCGCCCTGAGGGACTGGGACCTCTTTTCTCCGCGAGTCACTCTTTCCAACAGCGAACCGGCAGAGCCGCCCTTGCTTTTCCTCATGGAGGACTCGAACGCCCAGCCGGCGCAGGCCGCAAACCGGACTCTCAGGTCCAAGCGGTCGTTGGACGGATCCCTCCGCCGGGGAGAAATGTCGGTGTGCGACAGCGTCAACGTCTGGGTGACCAACAAGCGGACAGCCGTCGACATCCGCGCCAAAACCGTGACGGTGCTTTCCGAGGTCCAGACGCTGACCGGCCcgctgaagcaatatttctttgAGACCAAGTGTAACCCGGCTGGGGGCACGGCGAGCGGCTGCCGGGGTGTGGACCGCCGACACTGGATCTCTGAGTGCAAGGCCAAGCAGTCGTACGTGAGGGCCCTCACTATGGATTCCGACAAGATTGTGACCTGGCGCTGGATCCGAATCGACACCGCGTGCGTCTGCACCCTGCTCACTCGTACCGGTCGGACGTAG